DNA from Arthrobacter sp. PvP023:
GCGCTCCGGCCAGTACGTCTTCGGCGTCCTGGCTGGAGCGTCGCTCTTTAACGTACTCAAGGTGGCTTTTATAGCCCTCGTCGGAATGGTGCGGCAGCTCGACGCGGGCCTCGTCCCGTGACGCAGTGCCGCCGCAGCGGCGGCAGTCCCAGACCACGGGGATCTGGTCTTCCGGGAGCTTAATGAAAACAGGCCGCGTCTCGTGTCCTTTGGCGCACCAATAGGAAACACGAATACGCGGCAAGCGTTCACCGACAACGTCGTTTGGCTGAATTTTCGGGGCTGACCCTTCGGCCACCCCCACACGGGTTCCCCGGAACCCAGAAGCAGCATGCACCATCGGGAACTCCTGGCTACTCGACTGACCGGTTGTTGGAAGCCAACAGCCACAGTTTAGTGCGGAGTTCCCGACGGCGGCAGGGCCGTTAGTACCGGGAGTGTAAATTCCGGGAAAACTCCCGGCCGGTATTGTTCAGGCGGACTGCTAGGAGTCGCCGCCTCCGGAGAAGCGCATCAGAAGGCCAAGGGCGATGATGACGACGCCCCAGGTGACACCGAGGATGACCGTGAACCTGTTGAGGTTGCGTTCCGCCACGCCGGACGAGCTGAGGCCTGAGCTCATGCCTCCGCCGAACATGTCCGACAGACCGCCGCCCCGTCCCTTGTGGAGCAGGATGAGCAGCGTCAGCAGGAGGCTGGTGATGCCCAGGAGGATCTGCAGAATGACATGAAGAACGTCCACGACGGCCTTTCAGAAGTTGATGATTGCGGGGGTCAAGGCTGTGTCCGGACTAATCCGTCAGCAGGTGACTCTCGAACCTGACAATATTAGCAAACTCGGCGGGATCGAGGCTGGCGCCGCCTACCAACACGCCGTCGACGTCGCGTTCGTTCAGGATGGCGGCCGCATTGTTGGCCTTGACCGAACCGCCGTACAGCAGGCGGACCTTCGCGGCAACCTCGTCGCCGAACAGGGTGGTGAGCTCGGCGCGGATGGCGGCGCACATTTCCTGTGCATCCTCCGGTCCTGCCACTTCACCGGTGCCGATGGCCCAGACGGGCTCGTAGGCGACCACGAGCTCGGCCGCTTCGTCGGCGCTGAGGCCTTCGACGTTGGCACGGAGCTGGTCGAGCGTGTGCTGGACGTGCGTGCCGGCCTGCCGGATCTCGAGGCCTTCGCCGACGCAGAGCACCGGGGTGACTCCGTGGCGGTATGCGGCCTTCACTTTAGCGTTGAGGACCTCGTCGGTCTCGTTGTGGATGGTGCGCCGTTCGCTGTGGCCGACCAGGACGTACTTGCAGCCCAGCTTGTTCAGGAACTGGCCGGAGATGTCACCGGTGTAGGCACCGGAATCGAACTGCGAAAGGTCCTGGCCGCCGTAGACGACTTCCAGTTCGTCGCCCTGGACGAGGGTCTGGACGCCGCGAAGGTCGGTGAAAGGCGGGAAGACAGCTACCTCGGCGCGGCTGTAATCGTGCTTGGCATCGGACAGGGTCCAAGCGAGTTTCTGCAGCAGCGTGATGCCCTGGACGTGGTCCATGTTCATCTTCCAGTTGCCGGCAATCAGGGGCGTGCGGTCGAACTTGCCATTCGTTGACGTAGTCACGTGTTCTCCAAAAAGTGCGTGTGATATGAACAGCCGGCAGGGCCCCGACCTTTCAGTGCGGTGCCCTGCCGGCTGGAGGATCTAGCGGTCCAGAACGCTGAGGCCCGGCAGTTCCTTGCCTTCGAGGTACTCCAGGCTGGCGCCGCCACCCGTGGAGATGTGGCCGAACTGGTCGTCGGCGAAGCCCAGGGTGCGGACGGCAGCTGCGGAGTCTCCGCCGCCGACCACGGTGAAGGCATCCGCTTCGGTGAGGGCCTGCGCGATGGCACGGGTGCCGCCGGCAAAGGCGTCGAACTCAAAGACGCCCATGGGGCCGTTCCAGAACACCGTCTTGGCGCCCTTGATGCGGGCGGCGAACGCGGCCGCCGATTCGGGTCCGATGTCCAGCCCGATGCCCTGCGCGCCGAAGCTGCTGCCTTCGATGGCGTCGGCGCTGACCGTCTCGTGGTCAGCGTCAGCAGCGAACTTGGCCGCGACCACAACGTCCGTGGGCACAACGAACTCAGTGCCTGCGTCCGCCGCGCGCTTCAGGTAGTCCTGGACCACGGGGATCTGGTCTTCCTCGAGCAGGCTGCCGGCAACCTTGTGGCCGGCCGCTGCCAGGAACGTGAACAGCATGCCGCCACCCACCAGGATGGTGTCGGCCTTGCCAATCAGGTTGTCGATGACCGCGAGCTTGTCCGAAACCTTGGAACCGCCGAGCACCACCACATAAGGCCGTTGGGTCTCCGTGGTGAGCTTGCGGAGCACCTCCACTTCGGTGTGCACAAGGTCGCCCTGGTACGACGGCAGCCGGGTGGCGACGTCGTACACGCTGGCGTGCTTGCGGTGGACGGCGCCGAAGGCGTCATCCACGAAGGCGCCGTTCCCGCCCGTCAGCGACACCAGTTCGTCCGCGAAGGCGCCGCGCTCGGCGTCGTCCTTGCTGGTCTCACGGGCATCGAAACGAACGTTTTCAAGGACCAGGACTTCGCCGTCCTGCAACGCAGCGGCATGCTCCTTTGCCGAGGCACCGACGGTGTCTCCGGCCAGGGTGACCTTGAAAGGAGCCAGCTCGGCCAGCCGCGTTACGGCAGGCTTGAGGGAGTATTTTTCCTCCGGGGCGCCCTTGGGGCGTCCGAGGTGGGCTGTGACCAGCACGCGGGCACCGGCGTCCGTGAGCTTCGTCAGTACTGGCAGGGACGCTTTAATGCGGCCGTCATCAGTCACGTCAGAGCCGTCGAGCGGCACATTCAGGTCACTTCTGACCAGAATGTACCGCCCGCGGACACCATCAGCGATCAGTTCGTTGAGGGTGTGGAATGTCATGTGTCTAACCCTAGCCCAGCTTGGATGCGACGAGCTCCGTGAGGTCGACCAGGCGGTTCGAGTAGCCCCATTCGTTGTCATACCAGGAAACAACCTTGACCTGGTTGCCGATGACCTTGGTCAGGCCGGAGTCGAAGATCGACGAGGCCGGGTCGCCCACGATGTCGGAAGAGACGATCGGCTCATCCGTGTAGGTCAGGAAGCCCTGGAGCGCCTCGGACTCGGACGCCTTCTTCAGCGCTGCGTTGACTTCCTCAACGGTGGTCTCGCGGGAAACGGTGACCGTGAGGTCGGTTGCGGAGCCGGTGGGGACGGGGACGCGGATGGCGTAACCGTCCAGCTTGCCCTTGAGTTCCGGAAGCACCAGGCCGATGGCCTTGGCCGCACCGGTGGAGGTGGGGACCATGTTGATGGCGGCGGCGCGGGCACGGCGGAGGTCGCTGTGCGGGCCGTCCTGCAGGTTCTGGTCGGCCGTGTAGGCGTGGACCGTCGTCATGAGGCCGCGCTCGATGCCGAACTCGTCGTTGACGACCTTGGCCAGCGGGCCGAGGCAGTTGGTGGTGCAGGATGCGTTGGAGATGATGTGGTGCTTGGCGTTGTCGTACAGCTCGTGGTTGACGCCCATCACGATGGTGATGTCCTCGTCCGAGGCCGGGGCGGAGATCAGGACCTTCTTGGCGCCGGCGTCGATGTGCTTCTTGGCGGCAGCGGCCTTGGTGAAGAAGCCGGTGGACTCGATGACGATGTCAACGCCCAGCTCTCCCCAGGGGAGGTTCGCGGGGTCGCGCTCGGCGAGAACCTTTACGACATTGCCGTTGACGACGATGTTGCCGTCCTTGACCTCGATGGTCTCCTTGAGGCGGCCGCCTACGGAGTCGTACTTGAAGAGGTGGGCCAGCGCTTCGGGGCTGGTGAGGTCGTTGACTGCAACGATCTCGAGGTCAGCACCCTGTGCCAGTGCAGCACGGA
Protein-coding regions in this window:
- a CDS encoding RNA polymerase-binding protein RbpA; translated protein: MVHAASGFRGTRVGVAEGSAPKIQPNDVVGERLPRIRVSYWCAKGHETRPVFIKLPEDQIPVVWDCRRCGGTASRDEARVELPHHSDEGYKSHLEYVKERRSSQDAEDVLAGALERLRARGTFTD
- the secG gene encoding preprotein translocase subunit SecG — its product is MDVLHVILQILLGITSLLLTLLILLHKGRGGGLSDMFGGGMSSGLSSSGVAERNLNRFTVILGVTWGVVIIALGLLMRFSGGGDS
- the tpiA gene encoding triose-phosphate isomerase; this encodes MTTSTNGKFDRTPLIAGNWKMNMDHVQGITLLQKLAWTLSDAKHDYSRAEVAVFPPFTDLRGVQTLVQGDELEVVYGGQDLSQFDSGAYTGDISGQFLNKLGCKYVLVGHSERRTIHNETDEVLNAKVKAAYRHGVTPVLCVGEGLEIRQAGTHVQHTLDQLRANVEGLSADEAAELVVAYEPVWAIGTGEVAGPEDAQEMCAAIRAELTTLFGDEVAAKVRLLYGGSVKANNAAAILNERDVDGVLVGGASLDPAEFANIVRFESHLLTD
- the pgk gene encoding phosphoglycerate kinase, with the translated sequence MTFHTLNELIADGVRGRYILVRSDLNVPLDGSDVTDDGRIKASLPVLTKLTDAGARVLVTAHLGRPKGAPEEKYSLKPAVTRLAELAPFKVTLAGDTVGASAKEHAAALQDGEVLVLENVRFDARETSKDDAERGAFADELVSLTGGNGAFVDDAFGAVHRKHASVYDVATRLPSYQGDLVHTEVEVLRKLTTETQRPYVVVLGGSKVSDKLAVIDNLIGKADTILVGGGMLFTFLAAAGHKVAGSLLEEDQIPVVQDYLKRAADAGTEFVVPTDVVVAAKFAADADHETVSADAIEGSSFGAQGIGLDIGPESAAAFAARIKGAKTVFWNGPMGVFEFDAFAGGTRAIAQALTEADAFTVVGGGDSAAAVRTLGFADDQFGHISTGGGASLEYLEGKELPGLSVLDR
- the gap gene encoding type I glyceraldehyde-3-phosphate dehydrogenase, with the translated sequence MTTRIGINGFGRIGRNYFRAALAQGADLEIVAVNDLTSPEALAHLFKYDSVGGRLKETIEVKDGNIVVNGNVVKVLAERDPANLPWGELGVDIVIESTGFFTKAAAAKKHIDAGAKKVLISAPASDEDITIVMGVNHELYDNAKHHIISNASCTTNCLGPLAKVVNDEFGIERGLMTTVHAYTADQNLQDGPHSDLRRARAAAINMVPTSTGAAKAIGLVLPELKGKLDGYAIRVPVPTGSATDLTVTVSRETTVEEVNAALKKASESEALQGFLTYTDEPIVSSDIVGDPASSIFDSGLTKVIGNQVKVVSWYDNEWGYSNRLVDLTELVASKLG